The following proteins come from a genomic window of Cervus canadensis isolate Bull #8, Minnesota chromosome 3, ASM1932006v1, whole genome shotgun sequence:
- the CCDC126 gene encoding coiled-coil domain-containing protein 126, whose product MVFTISRKSMSQKLSLLLLVFGLLWGLMLLHYIFQRPRHQSSVKLREQILDLSKKYVKALAEENKNTMDVENGASMAGYADLRRTIAVLLDDILQRLVKLENKVDYIVVNGSAASTTSGTSGNPVPLTTNKRIKASGSIR is encoded by the exons ATGGTTTTTACAATCTCAAGAAAATCTATGTCCCAGAAATTGAGTTTACTCTTGCTTGTATTTGGACTCCTTTGGGGATTGATGTTACTGCACTATATTTTTCAACGACCAAGACATCAAAGCAGTGTCAAGTTACGTGAGCAAATACTAGATTTAAGCAAAAAATATGTTAAAGCCCTAGCAGAGGAAAATAAGAACACAATGGATGTCGAGAATGGCGCTTCTATGGCAGGATATG cgGATCTAAGAAGAACAATTGCTGTCCTTTTGGATGACATTTTACAACGTTTGGTAAAGCTGGAGAACAAAGTCGACTATATTGTTGTGAATGGCTCAGCAGCTAGCACTACCAGTGGTACTAGTGGGAATCCAGTGCCACTGACCacaaataaaaggataaaagcaTCAGGCAGCATTAGATAG